TTTGCGCATCGACAATTATGATAAGCTGAGCGACGGCGGTCCTGTGTCCTTTGTGGTCACAGAACGCGGCGCACAGATTGGCCGGTCTACTGCAATGGATTGGACATTGCCGGACCCGGATCGTCATATTTCGAGCCATCATTTTGATATCACGTTTGAGAACGGTCAGTACTTTCTGACGGACACCTCAACAAACGGTTTGTTCATGGATGGCAGCCGTCACAGGCTAGCGGCACCGCATCCCTTGCAAAACGGTCAGCGGTTTCAAGTTGGGCATTATTACATCGTCGTTGATCTTGGCGCTGCGGCACAGCCAGCAGCCCCGTCGATGCCGCCTGCTGCCGCTCCTGCATCGAATGCATTTGCTGCTGACGCGGACCCTTGGGCGATTGGTGGCGGTCCTGCTACCCCGATCAATCCGAACCCGACACCGCAACGCAATCCGTTCGATGACTTTGCTGGCGAATTCTTGGTGAACCCGACGCCATCAGCGCCGCCACCACAACCGGCTGCTCCCGTAGCCCCGCCGCCCGCTGCGTCAGAAGCCGCATCCGGGTCGCCATTTGGTCAGGCACCTGCATCATCTGGATCGCCGTTTTCCAGCCCGCCGATTGCCACGCCACCAGCCGCTGCACCAATGGGCGTGCCTGCCGCGGCCCCGCCGCCAAGCGGGATCGCGCAGCCACCGGTGCCGTCATTCACACCGCCGCCACAACCGGCTGCAGCCCCTGCCGCGGTACCCGGCCTACAGCAATCGCCGATGTCTATCGCGCCGACCTCTGGCGGGTCGAACTTCATGAAAGCGTTCTGCGAAGGCGCGGGCCTACCTGCGGATTTCGGGGATAGCGCCGATCAAGAAGCCTTCGCGCGCGAATTGGGCCGCAGCATGCGGGTTATCAGCCAAGAACTGATGTCCATGTTGCAGGACCGCGCATCTGCCAAGCAGTTCACCAAGGGTGGTGAACGCACGATGATGGGTGCCGCCGAAAACAACCCGCTGAAATTCCTGCCCGATGCGGTGCAGGCGCTTGAAGTCATGTACATGAAACCCCGCCCCGGCTTTATGGCTGGTGGTAAGGGGATCGAAACCGCGCTGTCGGATGTGCGTAAACACCAGATGGCGGTTTTCGCGGCGATCCAGCCTGCCTTGCTCAAGCTGCTTGAAGATCTCGCGCCTGAATCCATCGACGCAGATACAGGCGGTGGCCTGCTGGGTGGCAGCGGCAAACGCAAGGCGTGGGACACATATGTTGAACGCTGGGATGCGAAGGTTGATGAAAACGAAAACGGGATGTTGGGCGCGTTCCTGAAACACTTTGCCGAAAGCTACGTCGCTGCGGTCAAATCTTCTCAGGGTTGAACATGACGCGGGAACGCCCGACGCGTGAATTTTCTTCCGGAATACCTGACTTGACGTTTGGGCACCTGAAGGTCACGATCTAGCCATAATGTCGTTGGAATTATTCGCATAATGTCGTTTGAAACGTGTAACTATTTTTGTTTGTGTACCTGCCTAAGGGGGTTGGCTGTCTATGCTTGATTGGTTGAAAGACCCTGTTTCGGATGATGCGCCTTGCGGCCCCGATCTGGAAAGCACGGACGACGGACCGTTTCTCGATTATTATTACGAAGCCGAATCCCGCATGCCGGAACGGTTTTACATCCCTGCCGTTGAATCAGGTGGGGTGGTCACTAAGCCGGCATGGTTGTTCGATCGTAAAACGGTCGCACACAAAGAAGAACTCGCCGAGATTACCAAGCTGTTACAACGGACCCGCGATCTGCGGTTGTTGTCGCTGCTGGCCCGCTTCATGGTGCTGGCCGGACGGTTGCCGGATTATGCAGAAGCGCTGGTCGGCATTGCAGATGTGCTGGAAACTTTCCCGGACGATGTGCACCCAAAAGATGTCGCGGATCGTCGCGGCGCCCTTGAAGAATTGGGCAGCAACGTGTCCGTCGTGTTCCCGCTGCAGTACGCTGAAATTGCCGGACCGGGTGAGGTCAGCTTGCGTCGCCAGCTGGTCGCACTTGGCACCGCTAACCCCCGCGCTGGCGAAGACGGGTTGAACACTGGCAAGCTGACAAGTGAAATTGCAGCGCCCGGAAACCGTAAATATGTCGAAGAAGCGCACGCTGCTTTGAACACTGCATTGGCCGCGATGGCGCGGATCAGAAGTGCGTGCTTGCGCAACGATATGAACCCGTTCAATCCAGCTATTGAACCGGCTGAATTGGCCGTCAAAGAAATGCTTGGCATCATCCAGTCAGGCCGCCCTGATTTGGCACCTTGGACCGCTGATGGCGATGCGCCTGTTGGCGAAGATGTTGCCGAAGGTGGCGACGAAGATGCGGGTGATGGTGCTGACGGTGATGCACCGGTCAGTGCAGCAAAACCGGCAATGGTCGCGGCCGCTGTAGTCACGAAAATTCCGAATCGCGCCGCTGCTTTGGCGACAATTAAGGCGATTGAAGGCTATTTTGCGACGCACGAGCCGTCTTCACCAGCTTTGCTTCTTGTGACGCAATCCCGACTCTTGTTTGGGAAACCTCTGGTAGAAGCGTTGGAAACGTTGTTGCCAGCACACGCTGGACGTGCGGCAATTGACTTTGGCGCGGAAACTGGTTTCGTTTTGGACATGGGGCGTTTGAAGATGCTGGCCGGAGAAGCCGTATCACAAGCGCAAGACACAAGCGGCGAAGATGCTGGCCCACCACCCGAGGTGAACAGCCGCAGCGACGTTGCAGGGCATTTGTCGGCCCTAGAAGAATTTTACCGGGCACGTGAACCGGCAAGTCCTATTCCGGTTCTACTTTTCCGGGCAAGGACTTATTTAGAAAAGGATTTCTCGTCGATTGTAACAGAAATAATACCTGCGAAAGTTGACGAATGAATGTAGACTCAACCGCAAAGGTATGGGTAGGTTAAGGGGCGTAGCGAAATTGGCCATAAGAATGCCAACTAGAGCACGCAATATTGGGAGTACGACACTATGGCATCAGATTCAGCATCCGGCTTTCTGAAACGGAACCGCCCACCACGGGTGAACATTTCATACGCGGATCCGTATGATTCGGAGAAAATGGTTGAGCTGCCGTTCATGATGGGTGTGATGGCGGATTTGTCCGGCAACGCGTCACCGATTGAAAAAGATCCTGTGGCAGACCGTGATTTCACTGACGTCACCAATTCGACGCTGGATGACTACGTGAACTCTGTGAAGCCGGGCCTGTCGTTCAACGTTGAAAACACATTGGACCCAGACAGCACTGACCGTCTTGGTGTGAACCTCGAGTTCTCGAAGATGTCAGACTTTGGTCCTGCGGAAATTGCCCGTCAGGTGCCTGCGCTGAACAAGCTTTTGGAAGCACGTGAACAGCTGGCCAACCTTGCCCGCTACATGAACGGTAAATCCAAAGCGCAAGATCACATTCGTGCATTGCTTGACGATCCAGACCTGATGGCCGCACTTGCAGCCCGGTCCGGTGGCGACGACGAAGACGAAGCAAAAGAAGAGTAAGCATTCATCCGACGCGTGCAGGCCGACGGGCCGCACCTTACTGGATAGCAGGGATAGATAGATGGCAAACGACGCAACACAAGCAGAAGACCAGGTCGCCGGTGGCGGACTTAGCGAACTCGACGAGTTCTCGGACATTCTGAAACAAACGATTAAACCACGCTCTGAAGAAGCGGCTTCCGAAGTAGACAGCGCTGTTGTCACGCTTGTGAAAGAAGCCATGGGTGACAGCAGCCTTGTTTCCGAAGACATCATCGATACGATCCAAGGCATGCTGGCCAAGATCGACGAAAAACTGACGTCTCAGGTTAACAAGATCATTCACGCGCAAGAGTACCAAGAACTCGAAAGCGCATGGCGTGGTCTGGCCTACACGGTCAACAACTCTGAAACAGACGCGTCTTTGCGTGTGAACGTGATGAACGTTTCCAAAGACGAACTGAAATCAGAATTGCGTCGCTATCCCGGTGCCAAGTGGGACAAATCCCCGCTGTTCACCAAGATTTACGAACAAGAATTCGGTACCATGGGCGGTAAGCCTTACGGCACGCTGATCGGTGATTTCCAATTCGACCATTCCACAGGTGACGTTGGCCTGCTACGTGATCTGGGCAAGATTGCTGCTGCGGCACAAGCGCCGTTCATCACATCAGCGGCCCCTGGCCTGCTCGGCATGGACAACTGGAACGAAATGCCAAACCCGCAGGATTTGGGCGAAATCTTTGAAACGCCTGATTATGCTGCTTGGAATGGCCTGCGTGACAGCGAAAATTCGCGTTATGTTGCGATGACATTGCCACGTGTTCTGTCCCGCGAACCTTACAGCCAAGATTCCAACTCTGTTGTTGAAGAATTCAACTTCGAGGAAGAAACAGACGGCCACGAAGGTAACATGTACGCTTGGATGAACTCAGCCCACGCAATGGCTGTGAACATCAACCGCGCGCACAAAGAACACGGTTGGACCGTTCAAATCCGTGGTGTTCAGTCCGGTGGTGAGGTGATGAACCTGCCAACGCACACGTTCGACACGGGCGATGGTTCCAAAGAAATGAAAATCCCGACAGAGGTGTCCATCACCGACCGTCGTGAGGGTGAATTGTCCAAAGCCGGCTTGATCGGTTTGGTTCACCGCAAACACACAGACAAAGCGGCCTTCATTGGTGCGCAGTCCCTATACCGGCCGAAAAAGTTCACTGACGAACTGGCGACAGCGTCTGACAATATGTCATCACGCATCCCGTACATGTTCGCGGTGTCCCGCTTCAGCCATTACCTCAAGTGTATGGTTCGCGACAAAATCGGGACATCCCCCGATAAGTCCCAGCTTGAGAAAGACCTTCAGACTTGGATCAACAAGTATGTGACCGCTAACCCGGCCACAGCGACGGAAAAAGAGAAAGCGCTTAAGCCTCTCGCCGCCGCAACTGTCCAAGTTATCGAAGACGAGGAGAACCCCGGTTACTACATGGGTAAGTTTTTCTTGAAGCCGCACTTCCAAATGGAAGGAATGGATATCGGCATGTCGCTCGTATCCAAATTGCCTGGCTAAAACTTAACTGTAGAAACTGCCGGTACGCAATTTCGCAACCGGCGTCTTAAATAGGAGAAAGATTATGGCTGTAGACATGTTCCTCAAGCTGGGCGACATCAAAGGTGAATCCCAGGACAAGGCACACAAAGACGAGATCGACGTGTTGGCATGGTCATGGGGCGCGTCCCAGTCCGGCACAACACACATGGGTTCTGGTTCCGGTTCCGGTAAACCAAACTTCCAAGATCTGTCGTTTACAAAGTACGTCGACAAATCTTCCACAGACCTGATGAAGTTCCTGACAAAGGGTACTCACATCGAAACAGCGTCTTTGGTTGTTCGTAAAGCCGGTGACGGCCAGATGGAATACATCGTTCTGGATATCGCAGACATCATCGTGTCTTCGATCTCTACAGGTGGTTCCGGTGGCGAAGATCGTCTGACTGAGAACGTGACA
The sequence above is a segment of the Rhodobacteraceae bacterium S2214 genome. Coding sequences within it:
- the tssB gene encoding type VI secretion system contractile sheath small subunit, yielding MASDSASGFLKRNRPPRVNISYADPYDSEKMVELPFMMGVMADLSGNASPIEKDPVADRDFTDVTNSTLDDYVNSVKPGLSFNVENTLDPDSTDRLGVNLEFSKMSDFGPAEIARQVPALNKLLEAREQLANLARYMNGKSKAQDHIRALLDDPDLMAALAARSGGDDEDEAKEE
- the tssC gene encoding type VI secretion system contractile sheath large subunit, whose translation is MANDATQAEDQVAGGGLSELDEFSDILKQTIKPRSEEAASEVDSAVVTLVKEAMGDSSLVSEDIIDTIQGMLAKIDEKLTSQVNKIIHAQEYQELESAWRGLAYTVNNSETDASLRVNVMNVSKDELKSELRRYPGAKWDKSPLFTKIYEQEFGTMGGKPYGTLIGDFQFDHSTGDVGLLRDLGKIAAAAQAPFITSAAPGLLGMDNWNEMPNPQDLGEIFETPDYAAWNGLRDSENSRYVAMTLPRVLSREPYSQDSNSVVEEFNFEEETDGHEGNMYAWMNSAHAMAVNINRAHKEHGWTVQIRGVQSGGEVMNLPTHTFDTGDGSKEMKIPTEVSITDRREGELSKAGLIGLVHRKHTDKAAFIGAQSLYRPKKFTDELATASDNMSSRIPYMFAVSRFSHYLKCMVRDKIGTSPDKSQLEKDLQTWINKYVTANPATATEKEKALKPLAAATVQVIEDEENPGYYMGKFFLKPHFQMEGMDIGMSLVSKLPG
- a CDS encoding type VI secretion system tube protein Hcp — its product is MAVDMFLKLGDIKGESQDKAHKDEIDVLAWSWGASQSGTTHMGSGSGSGKPNFQDLSFTKYVDKSSTDLMKFLTKGTHIETASLVVRKAGDGQMEYIVLDIADIIVSSISTGGSGGEDRLTENVTLNFGAYSYVYVPQTEAGAPDTATEWKWDIAQNTEAFDGTVHTPAGPQS
- the tagH gene encoding type VI secretion system-associated FHA domain protein TagH, whose translation is MSLTLRIDNYDKLSDGGPVSFVVTERGAQIGRSTAMDWTLPDPDRHISSHHFDITFENGQYFLTDTSTNGLFMDGSRHRLAAPHPLQNGQRFQVGHYYIVVDLGAAAQPAAPSMPPAAAPASNAFAADADPWAIGGGPATPINPNPTPQRNPFDDFAGEFLVNPTPSAPPPQPAAPVAPPPAASEAASGSPFGQAPASSGSPFSSPPIATPPAAAPMGVPAAAPPPSGIAQPPVPSFTPPPQPAAAPAAVPGLQQSPMSIAPTSGGSNFMKAFCEGAGLPADFGDSADQEAFARELGRSMRVISQELMSMLQDRASAKQFTKGGERTMMGAAENNPLKFLPDAVQALEVMYMKPRPGFMAGGKGIETALSDVRKHQMAVFAAIQPALLKLLEDLAPESIDADTGGGLLGGSGKRKAWDTYVERWDAKVDENENGMLGAFLKHFAESYVAAVKSSQG
- a CDS encoding type VI secretion system ImpA family N-terminal domain-containing protein; this translates as MLDWLKDPVSDDAPCGPDLESTDDGPFLDYYYEAESRMPERFYIPAVESGGVVTKPAWLFDRKTVAHKEELAEITKLLQRTRDLRLLSLLARFMVLAGRLPDYAEALVGIADVLETFPDDVHPKDVADRRGALEELGSNVSVVFPLQYAEIAGPGEVSLRRQLVALGTANPRAGEDGLNTGKLTSEIAAPGNRKYVEEAHAALNTALAAMARIRSACLRNDMNPFNPAIEPAELAVKEMLGIIQSGRPDLAPWTADGDAPVGEDVAEGGDEDAGDGADGDAPVSAAKPAMVAAAVVTKIPNRAAALATIKAIEGYFATHEPSSPALLLVTQSRLLFGKPLVEALETLLPAHAGRAAIDFGAETGFVLDMGRLKMLAGEAVSQAQDTSGEDAGPPPEVNSRSDVAGHLSALEEFYRAREPASPIPVLLFRARTYLEKDFSSIVTEIIPAKVDE